Within Planococcus citri chromosome 2, ihPlaCitr1.1, whole genome shotgun sequence, the genomic segment tataggtacctacttccaCAGAACAGGCTTAATTATTGTAATCCGTGcatttatttagaaaattttatcaatggagGGTTTCCTTTCTGTTCTTTTCTTCAGGGTAGGAGCTTCAGAGCACAACGCTCTTCTGAACGAACATGTGAAAATGACAACGCAGAATAATCGGAATTGCTCTGGAGCATTCTCCACTACCGACATCGCAAACCGAGCTGTACGAAATGTTTTCGAGCTTTTAGCCGAAGGGGAGGCCAAGTTATGTAATCAACGCTTAGTCAGAGATGTAGTGCTGGTATTAGGTAACACAGGTGCGGGGAAATCCGTATTTACTCGAGCAATCGCCGGGTATGATACAGCTCTAAAGTCAATCGAAGAAGGTGTGTACTACACGATCAAGAATCCTTACAACGAGAACGATGGTAAGTCCTTCGTAACATCTAGTACGATATTTCCAGATCAAGTACAAGACAACAGCACAGGCATCGTATATTACGACTTCCCAGGCTTTCAGGATACTAGAGGAATGGCTCACGATATAACTACgacatattttatcaaaaaaatcgtcgataGTGCCGAACGAGTCAAATTATTGCTTTTGGTTAATCACTCGTCACTAACCATTGCAGGAACTAGAGATGACTTCACAACTCTCTTATCTCATATCATAAAATTTGTTaccaacattgaaaaataccaagacgGAATTGCACTTATTGCGACTAAAGTTCAGCTTCCTTTCAAATCAGACGATCAGATCATTTCTGCTATAGCCAAATTCATTGAAACGGTTAAACAAAACTTACAAGAACAAGTAGACAACCCTAAGGCGTTCAATATGATAAAACTTCTAAACATCTTATTACAACAAGATGGCAACATGTattctaaaattgcaattttcagaaCACCAGAGACTGAGGGGTACTTGAGCCATATTCCAAAAGTACAGGAAAATATTGCGTACCTTAAAACCAAGCTagcaaagctgaaatttgtagaaaaaacaGATAAGGATTTTGGGTACACTATACCCAAACAATCACTAATCGATGTCGATAAAATAATCAAAGAAATCACTCGCAGTTTCACGACAACTGTTCAAGATATGGGTAAAGAAATACAGCGATATCTGTCTGCTGAACAGGATCAACTACACGATATCTCTAAACTATACAATCTTACAAGTGGCAGATACGATGAACTAAAAAAGATCAAAGAGAGAGCAAATAATCaagaggaatttgaaaaatgtacactGGAAATAGTCAACGGAGCTACTTCGATGAATATAAATTTACCAATACACCAAGATAAGTTGAAGAAGTTGGTCAGTTATTCATCATTCTTGCACGAAGTAAGCGATCACGCGGtacaaaatcaatttaaatGCGCAGATGGTATGCAAGATGTCATCGAGTATTCGAATTGGACGAAAAAATGGtacctttttttgaataaattatacgAAAGATTATCGGATtacgaaatacaaaaaaatactcgaaacaATCCATGCACCGTGTTGGCTGAAAACGTGGTTAAAGcgattgaaaatggaaaaacttcCCAATTCAATCTCGATCcgctaattttgaaaaaatgttatccGGATTACGAATCGATATTTGAAAACAGCCAAAATATGATGGTTGATAAATCGAAACTCAATAACTTGAAAACCGTGTTGAATTTAGGATTGCAGAACAGTTCATCTTACTCCTGTGATTCGAACAAATTGGTGATAAAGGGAACGTATGTTAAACTCGGAGATGTGCCAGATATTCATAAAAAAGAATGCAAAGTACCAACAAAATTCGTAGAGATTTTCGCCTCgaataaaatattcatcaacTCAGATTTAGATACGAGTAAGATAGGAGAAGAAGTGCAACTTTCTATTATAGCTCCCATGTGGGATGTTCAAGGTTCGCGTACAATTAAACTAGATGGCAAGCCTGGAAAGGCTCACAATCCTGAAAAAGCAGACACTGGAGCAAAACCAGGAGACAGAGGCAAAGATGGTTTACCTGGATTACCTGGAGGACCAGCAGGGAATTTTATAGGAATAggtgaaacattcaaaaatctgcaagaGCTCACTATTTCTGTTCGGGGTGGCGATGGTGGACCAGGGCAGGATGGTGGTAATGGTAAAGATGGAAAAGATGGTGATAAAGCATATAATGATATTCGTAtagagaagaatttttttgacgaagTGGCCAGTGTGGCTTGGTTAAGCGATATAGGTAGCGTTATAAAATCTGATAATCACAGGATTCTAAAGGGTGGTGGTACTGCTACAGGTTATGATGTACTTCTTGCTGGTCAGCCAGGGAAAAAAGGAGGATCTGGTGGTAATGGTGGAATGGGTGGTCTAGGTGGAAATCCGggcgaaattattttcatctctTTGTCATTGTCAGATACGAACCATATAAATAAGGTTACAGGAATGGGAAACAAAGGTTCAGATGGTAGCGGAGGTTTTGGGGCTGATGGAGGACAACGTGGGAACAATATGCAAATATTCTCGCcatcattattaaaatttttgagagatGTTGAAACAAAAGAAATTCCTAACAAGGAAAAGGCAGCAAAAGGTAAAAATGGTAAAGCTGGTTATAACGACTTCCACAGAAAACAGCCAacacaaagtgaaaaaatattgaatccaGGAGTCATAATAAACGAATACAAAAATCACATCAGCGAAATCACGAATCAAAGTGTGAGCCAATTCTATTCATCGGAATTTCTCGGAAAGCTTGACAACATTCAGAATATGTTACATCGACGCAGAAGACGTCGTCATATTGATTCTACAAATGAAACATTCAATGTCGATCATGATGAAGAAAgcaacatcaaaaatttaagcTTGTCAACCAACATTACGCCTGAGAATAAAACTGAACAAAGTCACCTTTCAAACGATCTATACACAAATAAAACCAATTCATTCCTGAATAAttctaattttgcaaaaagcacCGGCGTCAGAATCAATTCACCTATCAACTTCGCTATGAATTTATTCAGTAATTTCTTCAGTCAACTGGAAATCTTCACACCCACTAACATAATGACTTTGGGTTTGGTTAAAGGTGGAATCGAATACATGTTCGGAGAATCAACCTCTTTACATCACTACAGTACAGCAGAAAGTACAAGTAACACTAATCATCCGTTAGCACTTGGAAATTTGAATATCAATGAATCACTGACATTGGCTGATTTTGCCATTCGATGCATCACGAAACAGAAATTTCACAATAGTGGAGCGAAAGCGATTGGGTTTTCTGAAATAAAAGCCTTTGTAATAAGTATTGTTACagaatttgaagaaatactCAGCGATATGTCGGTAAAATATAATTTACCTCAGGGATCTTTGGAATTCGATCCTGTAACATTGATGTCCAAACTTGAAAAGGAAGTGATcgatcaaaattatgaaaaagtggTGCAGATACTATATGGATCTATTGAGAGAAATCCTAATCTAGATGGTTCTCAATTTCGTACTGACTTACTGCACAATCTTGATAAAGCAATggagatgcaaaaaaaataagatcattTCAAGGAATATCGCTTAATAAAATGAAACCATATCAGGAgtaaaattacttcatttttaaattgaatttttttttaagagctTGGGAATTTAATTTACCCAACAGGAGTTTATTCAATATTGACGCACGTTCATATCATCTACAGTTCACTTCAATAAAATATCTATACTTAATATTagaagaaatatgaaaaaataattaatataaaatattaGTTAAATTAAGAATATTAAATTTATTAacgaaataaaatatgaattgaTCATTGATTCATGTGTAGGCTATTAATTTGTGATAGGCTTGCACttgcagtgaaaaaaaataacgcaaGATGagcaagttgcctattttgaaaattgaaggaacaaaatatgttttcaaaatccaagagccaaaatccagtTTTGACCATGAgggtcggtagtactttgaaaaatgaacaaaattacatattatgactttttgcctaactttcaaattaaaggggctacaaatgatattcaatttcaaaaaatcgcgatgaaaaaaatgaatgccgAAATGAATActatgtcaaaaaatgaacaaattttgttacgatcattttttttcttactctaaattggaagaaaatgtACTGATACCCCCTCCCATCATTTtcgcaaaattgccaaaaaaaaagcttcgaaaatttataattttcaaaagggacaaaaaaaaaataatcgaatataattatatattttttgcttATATATTTAATCACATTGAAGGATGCCtaacaaaaaatcagaaaactaaaaagaagacCCTTGGAAGGATTTTTTGGAAGGAcactttcaaaatcgaaaatgtacAGACCCTCTGCcccaattcatttttcacaaaattgccaaaaaaaaaacagcttcaaaaatttattcaaatgaacgagtgaaaatttcaagcagaaaaaaaagtgctctagaCGTTGACTTAGGTTAGAatcttttcaattgaaaaaaaaatggttgtttttttgtACATGGATAAATGAGTGCAAAgtgcgaaaaaaatatttttttcaatttttagagttgCACAAAAAGGAGAGGGATGGAACGAGAAATTCgagtattttaatgaaaatattttttgaggattttggaAGTATTTGCGTTCAAAATTGTATcatgctttttgaaatttttgaaaagatcaaaatattcaaagttgtaatttttcaaaaatactcaaaaaagttGTGGTgagaagaatttttgattttctcttgaaattgtaaTCCATTTTAATCGGTCTCGTgacactttttcagaaaatccaATAACTTTAACTTTTGTCTCAAAAttggatcgtgattttttgcatttctaaAAAAGTCTCAcccgacctatcaaaatgagttgaaattttgagagaaattcaaattaatatttcaacgaaaatgttttgtcaaagttggttatgatttttacgatttttgaaaaagatgttaCAGGGCTTaccaaaatgggttaaaattttggctgagagtcaaaattttctgtcaacactttttttgagcttttttgaatgattagagcataatttttgagattttcaaaattcaaaaaagctcaaaaaaagttctaatgggaataatttttaattttctcttaAAAATGTAACCCGTTTTTGATAGTTtgcatggcactttttcaaaaatcccgaaaatcatgACCTGAGTTTGggttcaattattcaaaaatgcccaaaaaaagtttttgagataaatgtttgattttatcttgaaattttaacccattttgataggtcgcataaagttttgtaaaaaaaattctagaaatcaaaattttggcccaaaattatgtcttgattttttttatttttgaaagagtttCATGCAAACTTtagaaatgagttgaaattttgctaaacattcaaatatttcgacaaaaatgtttttaaagcattttttagaattctgagcccaaaattgggtcacgatttttgagatttttggaaaaaaatgtcatgtgactTGTCAAAACAACTTAAAATTTATGCtcttacttgaaattttccatcaaaacttttgttgagcttttttgaagaattttcagcccaaaattgggttgtAATTTTCggagttttttaaaaacgtgtCACCAgacatatgaaaatttttcaaaattttcttcgcaactttttttggtcatttaaaaaaattcagcttgaAATTTGTTcgttctcaaaaattccaaaaattatcaccttCTGGATCGGAAGGGCTGATTAGACaccttgtgatttttttttgggggg encodes:
- the LOC135837566 gene encoding uncharacterized protein LOC135837566, yielding MTTQNNRNCSGAFSTTDIANRAVRNVFELLAEGEAKLCNQRLVRDVVLVLGNTGAGKSVFTRAIAGYDTALKSIEEGVYYTIKNPYNENDGKSFVTSSTIFPDQVQDNSTGIVYYDFPGFQDTRGMAHDITTTYFIKKIVDSAERVKLLLLVNHSSLTIAGTRDDFTTLLSHIIKFVTNIEKYQDGIALIATKVQLPFKSDDQIISAIAKFIETVKQNLQEQVDNPKAFNMIKLLNILLQQDGNMYSKIAIFRTPETEGYLSHIPKVQENIAYLKTKLAKLKFVEKTDKDFGYTIPKQSLIDVDKIIKEITRSFTTTVQDMGKEIQRYLSAEQDQLHDISKLYNLTSGRYDELKKIKERANNQEEFEKCTLEIVNGATSMNINLPIHQDKLKKLVSYSSFLHEVSDHAVQNQFKCADGMQDVIEYSNWTKKWYLFLNKLYERLSDYEIQKNTRNNPCTVLAENVVKAIENGKTSQFNLDPLILKKCYPDYESIFENSQNMMVDKSKLNNLKTVLNLGLQNSSSYSCDSNKLVIKGTYVKLGDVPDIHKKECKVPTKFVEIFASNKIFINSDLDTSKIGEEVQLSIIAPMWDVQGSRTIKLDGKPGKAHNPEKADTGAKPGDRGKDGLPGLPGGPAGNFIGIGETFKNLQELTISVRGGDGGPGQDGGNGKDGKDGDKAYNDIRIEKNFFDEVASVAWLSDIGSVIKSDNHRILKGGGTATGYDVLLAGQPGKKGGSGGNGGMGGLGGNPGEIIFISLSLSDTNHINKVTGMGNKGSDGSGGFGADGGQRGNNMQIFSPSLLKFLRDVETKEIPNKEKAAKGKNGKAGYNDFHRKQPTQSEKILNPGVIINEYKNHISEITNQSVSQFYSSEFLGKLDNIQNMLHRRRRRRHIDSTNETFNVDHDEESNIKNLSLSTNITPENKTEQSHLSNDLYTNKTNSFLNNSNFAKSTGVRINSPINFAMNLFSNFFSQLEIFTPTNIMTLGLVKGGIEYMFGESTSLHHYSTAESTSNTNHPLALGNLNINESLTLADFAIRCITKQKFHNSGAKAIGFSEIKAFVISIVTEFEEILSDMSVKYNLPQGSLEFDPVTLMSKLEKEVIDQNYEKVVQILYGSIERNPNLDGSQFRTDLLHNLDKAMEMQKK